The following are encoded in a window of Anopheles stephensi strain Indian chromosome X, UCI_ANSTEP_V1.0, whole genome shotgun sequence genomic DNA:
- the LOC118507395 gene encoding uncharacterized protein LOC118507395 isoform X5 — protein MMEGLNPDTWVVVHHLQSQSGILDPEDHISDVADDREEIIAHYEDAAVGLDPGVQQGGGDGASGSSVGTGSPDIFQTSGPGSKVVVGGPGSEPTPDSGVVTVAGTGAVIGSNPDNIVTVGGPGSGTGVPGPGGASCIEVFANEPAPLGLGLQVRRGSEPSLHQIGVTEQRSPLYNVNPNGNHQGTSKRWSAAPVCRSDSDPPPDRLLSPQQNGGGPPYHYHHHHHLLAEEDWNVPEEDGQQQHDSLLPQTFNRSGRLSMQFLGAEAGTGYRWMDAAEKAAASAANTAVSSSANSSTSAVHNQSSLAYGYQTYQNYVQQQAKQQQQLQHNSFHSESDTMVMGRGGNNSFMSKSLPRESTRKEPLGQAKASVYDSIREKDSEMLLVVNETGGPLGLTAIPDMERGGLLVQSVEPGSRAERGRLRRGDRILEINNIKLVGLSESSVQEHLKKSLASTELRLRVVRGGGGGGGSSIRNRSKAEQQFGRLVKSGSGPRYPRDNRVGQLMIEAEEKPTSAAKVATVSPTRKIPGAPSTGTSLQVANTRKLGKRIEITLTKGDHGLGFSVTTRDNPAGGHCPIYIKNILPKGAAVEDGRLKPGDRLLEVEGIPMTGKSQTEVVSILRGTPHGATLKIVVSRQQELAVDVKEREIGFSVESEPKNSPPKPPPPVMPKSSLKQSNSSNSLAKSSDPTYGDGTEGDASNRTGVANCRSMPKLGPGATVTSSPKTPTVQKKPLASILKSASTNHVAELLQHHQHDTGGGGAAGRGGGASAGGNISNGSVTSNNSSNGGELLAGAAWKNREILTLHIPVHDTEKAGLGVSVKGKTGSGNCSSSTTGSGSSSRTDGDLGIFVKSVLHGGAASRDGRLKMNDQLLSVNGVSLLGQSNAEAMDTLRRAMLQSGGSYPGKIILKIARRIARPVSTGELLETMEQRSAAASTNGGGDDHQMGGSGANSGTTVIYLGADKQSQNTTTQQQNHAAQQQSKRYSNPVLDRLTGGSAGVVTSNSTGSLHHTGSLPHGLTAAGGSGSSDTLTGGHYIRNSSTNSSTSTMNSQQQQQQQHHAPNNQRPSGGQRSFAPSSSSLVQPSPAQHGLRNESYYMATKDHWSTTSSATSLNGSNVVLIEEDPEPTSPTFHITRSLEGTGGGGGGASGPNTGGILGNGNTSTPNGADATYASQLSLETNPPPSDAFSRDAIGRRSMSEKHHAAMDARETGTYQRNKKLREKRDRDSKLLMAAGATVPTGGGSLESIDLHQMARMNSLKQQQQGENGKSSTTTTAALAAHLLRAEAQDQLGDLGPSLGMKKSSSLESLQTMVQEIQMADEPRGPNALRTPRGRGREEILRAVVEQPAETQAKKHWLLEDGPPASMTTSGEFPDGGFVSRNSPFQSSLNDGKGAKLRAKKSGGLLRGIGHMFRFGKHRKDVIVPTGTVTSTGSSGEPAIDYTGPTAVPSQQHSATTAAGGMLDTSSGSGTMKNGGSNTMAKQRGGNALNTAAGSNNAASRYILYDPSSVERSASSGVVYGHTQPPHYQPPPPPPPVGAAVGPSTGTSIHHTDVFNHRYSHYVNYEELQQQISSVNLTLEEKRASSPTVSVLGGVNSLRENACISRRRRRRLLHQQQQQHVYELVHDDGGSDSIATYQQIHPSPSNTSTRSMYDSISSSSSRNSNPVTASPRRHRSVHSPSSDGGAVFPPELLERDHQLLQLQQLWQLQQWQWLQQLHHLHEREQEQLVLLRRVENSRKRSQRSNGGAVVACSNASPTRNESAVGEPEPNSPKQPMFDDVDAKENVPNCERTTTVVGSRTTNSANSSYQWHRIASSSVK, from the exons ATGATGGAAGGTTTG AATCCAGACACTTGGGTAGTTGTACATCACCTTCAGTCACAGTCGGGAATTCTCGACCCGGAAGATCACATCAGCGATGTGGCGGACGATCGGGAAGAAATCATTGCACACTACGAAGATGCGGCAGTTGGGCTGGATCCGGGCGTACAGcagggtggtggtgatggggcGAGCGGCAGCTCCGTTGGTACGGGCAGTCCTGACATCTTCCAGACGTCCGGTCCCGGCAGTAAGGTGGTAGTCGGTGGCCCTGGCAGTGAACCAACGCCGGATAGTGGCGTGGTAACGGTGGCTGGAACCGGAGCAGTAATCGGCAGCAACCCGGACAACATAGTAACGGTTGGTGGGCCAGGATCCGGCACGGGTGTGCCCGGACCGGGTGGTGCATCATGCATCGAGGTGTTTGCAAACGAACCGGCCCCACTTGGGCTTGGTTTGCAGGTGCGGCGTGGCAGTGAACCGTCCCTACATCAGATCGGAGTAACGGAGCAGCGCAGTCCGCTGTACAACGTGAACCCGAACGGGAACCATCAGGGCACCAGCAAACGGTGGTCCGCTGCGCCCGTGTGCCGCAGTGACAGTGATCCACCGCCGGATCGTTTGCTTTCGCCACAGCAAAATGGGGGTGGACCACCgtaccactaccaccaccatcaccacctgcTGGCGGAGGAAGACTGGAACGTGCCGGAGGAGgatggacagcagcagcacgacagTCTACTGCCACAAACGTTCAACCGTTCCGGGCGGCTTTCGATGCAGTTTCTCGGTGCGGAAGCCGGGACCGGCTATCGGTGGATGGATGCGGCAGAGAAAGCGGCCGCCTCTGCAGCAAACACCGCTGTATCTTCCTCTGCAAACTCTTCCACCTCGGCGGTACACAATCAATCGTCACTTGCGTACGGGTATCAGACGTATCAGAACTatgtgcagcagcaggcgaaacagcagcaacagctgcaaCACAACTCGTTCCACTCCGAGAGCGATACGATGGTGATGGGCAGAGGTGGTAACAACAGCTTCATGTCCAAGTCGCTGCCGAGGGAATCAACGCGCAAGGAACCGCTGGGACAGGCGAAAGCATCCGTGTACGATTCGATAAGGGAGAAGGATAG TGaaatgctgctggtggtgaacGAAACGGGCGGCCCACTAGGACTCACGGCCATCCCGGACATGGAACGGGGTGGGTTGCTGGTGCAGAGCGTGGAACCGGGCAGTCGGGCCGAACGGGGCCGATTGCGGCGGGGCGATCGCATCCTCGAGATCAACAACATCAAGCTCGTCGGACTCTCGGAAAGTTCCGTGCAGGAACATCTTAAGAAGAGCCTCGCATCGACGGAGCTACGATTGCGGGTGGTACGAGGTGggggtggtggcggcggcagcagtATCCGGAACCGCAGCAAGGCGGAACAGCAGTTTGGGCGGCTGGTGAAGAGCGGTAGCGGGCCACGCTATCCCCGCGACAACCGTGTCGGACAGTTGATGATCGAGGCGGAAGAAAAGCCGACCTCGGCGGCCAAGGTGGCGACGGTTTCGCCGACGCGCAAGATACCGGGCGCACCATCGACCGGCACCAGCCTGCAGGTGGCAAACACGCGTAAGCTGGGCAAGCGGATCGAGATAACGCTCACGAAAGGTGACCACGGGTTAGGCTTTTCGGTGACGACGCGTGACAATCCGGCCGGTGGCCACTGCCCGATCTACATCAAGAACATACTGCCCAAGGGTGCGGCCGTGGAGGATGGACGGCTGAAGCCGGGCGATCGGTTGCTCGAGGTGGAGGGCATCCCGATGACGGGCAAATCGCAGACGGAGGTCGTTTCGATACTGCGCGGTACGCCGCACGGTGCCACGCTGAAGATCGTGGTGTCCCGTCAGCAGGAGCTGGCGGTTGATGTAAAGGAGCGTGAAATA GGTTTTAGTGTAGAAAGTGAACCAAAGAATTCGCCACCgaaaccaccgccaccagtGATGCCAAAGTCATCGCTAAAGCAatcgaacagcagcaacagtctaGCGAAATCATCCGACCCTACGTACGGTGATGGGACGGAGGGTGATGCTAGCAACAGGACGGGTGTAGCAAACTGTCGCTCCATGCCGAAGCTGGGCCCGGGTGCGACCGTAACATCCTCACCGAAAACACCCACCGTCCAGAAGAAACCGCTCGCCTCCATACTGAAGTCAGCGTCCACGAACCATGTGGCGGAGTTGCTGCAACATCATCAGCACGatacgggtggtggtggtgcggcgggtcgtggtggtggtgcttctGCTGGTGGTAATATTAGTAATGGCAGCGTCACGTCCAACAATAGCAGTAACGGTGGTGAGTTATTGGCCGGTGCAGCATGGAAGAACCGGGAGATTCTGACACTTCACATACCGGTGCACGACACCGAGAAGGCTGGACTGGGCGTGAGTGTGAAGGGCAAGACGGGTTCGGGTAATTGTAGTAGCAGCACTACCGGCAGTGGTAGCAGCAGCCGAACCGATGGTGATCTCGGTATATTCGTGAAGAGTGTACTGCACGGCGGAGCGGCCAGTCGGGACGGTCGGCTAAAGATGAACGATCAGCTGCTGAGCGTGAACGGTGTGTCACTGTTGGGACAGTCGAATGCCGAAGCGATGGACACGTTGCGGCGTGCAATGTTACAGTCGG GTGGTAGCTATCCGGGAAAAATCATTCTCAAGATAGCGCGACGCATCGCCCGACCAGTAAGTACCGGCGAGCTGCTCGAAACGATGGAACAGCGTTCGGCGGCAGCTTCGacgaatggtggtggtgacgacCATCAGATGGGCGGCAGTGGCGCCAACTCTGGCACGACAGTGATCTATCTTGGTGCGGACAAACAATCGCAAAACACAACgacacaacagcaaaaccatGCTGCGCAACAGCAAAGCAAACGATACAGCAATCCGGTACTCGATCGGCTCACTGGTGGTTCGGCAGGAGTAGTGACCAGTAATAGCACTGGATCGCTACATCACACCGGCTCGCTGCCCCATGGGCTTACAGCTGCTGGTGGCAGTGGAAGCAGTGATACGTTAACCGGTGGCCATTACATTCGTAACAGTAGCACGAACAGCAGCACTAGTACGATgaacagccagcagcagcagcagcagcagcatcatgcgCCCAACAACCAAAGACCATCGGGCGGGCAACGTTCTTTTGCACCGTCCTCTTCTTCACTGGTGCAACCGTCACCGGCACAGCACGGTTTGCGCAACGAGAGCTACTATATGGCGACCAAGGACCACTGGAGTACGACCTCGTCCGCTACCAGCCTGAACGGTAGCAACGTTGTGCTGATCGAGGAAGATCCGGAACCCACCTCACC CACATTCCATATCACTCGTTCACTGGAAggtaccggtggtggtggtggtggtgctagcGGCCCGAACACCGGTGGCATACTCGGCAATGGTAACACATCCACCCCTAACGGGGCCGACGCAACGTACGCTTCCCAGCTATCGCTCGAAACCAATCCACCACCGTCGGACGCGTTCAGCCGCGACGCCATCGGACGGCGCTCGATGTCGGAAAAGCATCACGCCGCCATGGACGCACGGGAAACGGGCACCTACCAGCGGAACAAAAAGCTGCGCGAAAAGCGTGACCGTGACAGCAAGCTGTTAATGGCGGCCGGTGCAACTGTACCCACCGGTGGCGGATCgctcgaatcgatcgatctaCACCAGATGGCACGGATGAACAGTttgaagcaacagcagcagggtgAAAATGGTAAAtcgagcaccaccaccaccgctgcaCTGGCGGCACATTTGCTGCGTGCCGAAGCGCAAGACCAGCTGGGCGATCTGGGACCGTCGCTCGGGATGAAGAAATCGTCCAGCCTGGAGTCGTTGCAGACGATGGTGCAGGAGATACAGATGGCGGACGAGCCGCGTGGTCCGAACGCGCTCCGTACACCGCGTGGCCGTGGCCGGGAGGAGATACTACGGGCTGTGGTGGAGCAACCGGCAGAAACGC AGGCGAAAAAACACTGGCTACTGGAGGACGGTCCACCAGCATCTATGACCACCTCCGGCGAGTTCCCGGACGGTGGTTTCGTATCGCGCAACAGTCCCTTCCAATCGTCGCTGAACGATGGCAAAGGTGCGAAACTGCGGGCCAAGAAGAGTGGTGGTCTGCTGCGTGGCATCGGCCACATGTTCCGGTTTGGCAAGCACCGCAAGGATGTGATTGTACCGACGGGCACAGTAACCTCGACCGGATCATCCGGTGAGCCAGCGATCGACTATACCGGGCCAACGGCAGTACCGTCCCAACAGCACAGCGCTACCACCGCCGCTGGTGGCATGCTCGACACCAGCAGTGGTTCGGGAACAATGAAAAATGGCGGAAGTAATACGATGGCCAAACAACGTGGTGGTAATGCGCTTAACACGGCGGCGGGCAGTAATAATGCGGCATCGCGCTACATTCTGTACGATCCCAGCTCGGTCGAACGGTCCGCTTCGTCCGGTGTCGTTTACGGCCATACGCAACCCCCACACTAtcaaccaccgccaccaccacccccggTCGGTGCGGCCGTTGGACCGTCGACGGGTACATCGATACACCACACGGATGTGTTTAACCATCGCTACTCACACTACGTCAACTACGAGGAGTTGCAACAACAAATAAG TAGTGTCAACCTAACGCTAGAAGAGAAACGTGCTTCTTCCCCCACGGTGAGTGTCCTAGGCGGTGTTAACAGTCTGCGAGAAAATGCTTGCATtagtcgtcgccgtcgtcgtcggctgctgcaccagcagcaacaacagcacgtGTACGAGCTAGTGCACGATGATGGTGGTAGCGACAGTATCGCTACCTATCAGCAGATCCACCCATCACCGTCCAACACATCGACCCGTTCCATGTACGACAGTATCTCGAGTAGTTCGTCGCGCAACAGTAACCCTGTAACAGCGTCGCCTCGACGCCACCGGTCCGTGCACAGTCCCTCATCGGATGGTGGTGCCGTCTTTCCGCCCGAACTACTCGAACGCGATCatcagctgctgcagctgcagcaacTCTGGCAGCTGCAACAGTGGCAATGGTTGCAACAGCTACACCACCTACACGAACGGGAACAGGAGCAGCTCGTGCTGTTGCGCCGTGTCGAGAACAGTCGTAAACGATCGCAACGTAGcaatggtggtgctgttgtAGCGTGTAGCAATGCATCACCGACACGGAACGAGTCGGCTGTCGGCGAACCTGAGCCTAACAGTCCGAAGCAGCCAATGTTCGACGATGTGGATGCGAAGGAAAATGTTCCCAACTGTGAGCGTACCACCACCGTTGTTGGCAGCAGGACGACCAACAGCGCCAACAGCAGCTACCAGTGGCACCGTATAGCTTCGTCGTCGGTTAAGTAA